A segment of the Gammaproteobacteria bacterium genome:
CAATGTCAGCGTCCGTCACCCCTACTTCACGGGCCACGGTAATCGCCGCCAAGGCATTCAATACGTTATGCCGGCCAGGAAGATTCAAAGTGACCTCCAGTCGTGGCCCTCCTTCGCGGCATAGCACCTGAAAGTGGGTCCGGGTACCCTCCTGGCGCATTCCTTCGGCCCACAGGTCAGCGCGGTTATCCAGGCCATAGGTTCGCGTCGGGCGTGTAACCTTAGACAGGATGTCACGCACCCCAAAGTCATCGATGCACAACACCGCTAAACCATAGAAAGGCAAATGATGGAGGAATTCGACAAAGGCATGACGTAATCGCACAAAATCGCCTCCGTAGGTTTCCATGTGATCGGTATCGATGTTGGTAACTACCGCCAACATCGGCGTAAGGTACAAAAACGAGGCATCACTCTCATCGGCCTCTGCTACTAGGTAGTGACCACCCCCCAATCGTGCGTTGGTACCGACGCTGTTGAGTCGGCCTCCGATGACAAAAGTAGGATCAAGCCCTCCCCGCGCCAAAATCGAGGCGATCAAACTCGTAGTTGTCGTTTTGCCATGAGTACCCGCTACCGCGATGCCATGGCGGAAGCGCATCAGCTCTGCCAACATCTGGGCACGCGGCACCAGTGGAATACGACGCGCGCGCGCCTCAACCACCTCGGGATTGTCGGGCAACACTGCGCTCGATACCACAACCACATCGGCTTGCGTGACCCGAGCCGCACAATGGCCTATTTCCACGTTGGCACCTAGCTCTGCCAGACGGCGGGTCATAGCGTTTTCTTTGAGATCCGAACCGCTTATCCGATAGCCAAGGTTAAGCAACACCTCGGCGATGCCACCCATGCCAGCTCCGCCGATCCCGACGAAATGGATCGCACGAATCCGCCCCATAGCCGGGGGTGCCAATGGGACATCAATCTCTTTTCCAGCCATTATTAACCCCATCAACAAAGTAAAAGTAATAGTAGCGCGCTGCCCTCTAAATCGCAAAGTAGGGCCAGACAACCAAAAGCTACGGGCGGTAGGAACGAATGTTATGCGTGTGGCGAACGATAGCGAACGATAGTTGTTAATTACCCCAAGCACCGGTTGCGATAGCCAAAACTGGAATGCTGGTGTCCGATGAATCGTGAACCAAACTAGCTATAGCTAGAGCACCATAAAATGAACATGCCATACCACAGATCTTGCAGATGGTTGCTATATTCCAGGTTCCAGCAGATATCCATTGGTTGTTTAGCTATATGCGCAGAAGGTCGTCGTGGATGATGACCGACTACGTATTCGGGGCAGGCTCGAAGAATGGTGGATTATTTGCCGCGATGCCGTGCGACCAATACTCGCGCTACTACGTCGGCGGTAGCAGCGGGACGGGCTACAGCATGAGCAGCACGCCCCATGGCGCGTAAACGCTCAGGATTTTCTCCCAAATCGCGCAAGACTTCCGCCAGGCAGTGGGGATTCAGCGTTTTTTGAGGGAGTATTTGCGCCGCCCCGGCGTCCAGCAGCAGCCGGGCATTATGAGTTTGGTGATCATCTACGGCATGGGGATAAGGCACTAGGACCGCCGCTACTCCTGCGGCTGCGATTTCGGCTACAGTTAATGCACCGGAGCGACACAGTACGAGATCCGCCCACTGATAGGCTGCCGCCATGTCAGTGATGAAGGCATCGATCCGCGCTGTGATTCCTGCCGCGCGGTAAGCGATTTCGGTTTGCTCCAGCAAGCGTGCTCCGCTCTGATGCCAAACTTCGGGCCGGGCTTGCGGAGATAGTAACGCTAAGGCATCGGGCAATACGGCATTAAGCGCCGCCGCGCCTTGACTACCTCCCAATACCAGCAACCGCCAAGGTTTGCCAATCTCATCACGTGATTCTCGCGCCAGTTTTGCAATCTCGGGGCGCACCGGGTTTCCGGTAAACACGGCGTTCACTCTAGGAGGAAAGGTATCGGGAAAAGCCTCTAATACCCGCGTCGCCAAGCGTGCCAACAAGCGGTTGGTGAGTCCAGCCACCGAGTTTTGCTCGTGAATCACCAAGGGTCGTCTCAACAGCCACGCAGCCAGTCCACCGGGACCGGTGGCGAAGCCCCCCATTCCCAGCACCACCTCGGGAGCCACTCGTCGCAGCGCCAGCAGGGCTTCTCCGAGCGCCCGCAGCAGACGCCAGGGAGCCAGTACCCAGTTCATCGCGCCCTTGCCACGTAATCCCGTCACGGTTATCCATTCCACGGGATAACCCGCCTCTGGAACTAACCGCGCCTCTAGGCCCGTGCGTGTTCCCATCCATACCACCTCCATCCCTAGCGCTTGTAATTCTTTGGCCACCGCCAAGGCAGGGAAGACATGACCACCTGTGCCACCCGCCATCACCAGAACCCGCCCTGGCCGTGCCCGATGCGCAGCTCGTGGCTGGGCAGACATCGTATCGCTCATCAAGCGTCCCCTAGAAACGCGCCCTTAAGGGCAAGAAAGGGAACGGTTTTGCAACCGTTCAGTAAAAATGCCGGTCTTTCCCGGTGGGCTGAGTGACACACACCTTGCCGTGTGGCTCTTCTGCCTAACTTCAGGGGGCCGGCACTGGCAAGACTGGTTCCCCTGCCACGCGCAGCAGCAGGGCCACTGCCATGCAGGTGACCATGACACTGGAACCACCATAACTCATTAACGGCAGGGTCAACCCTTTAGTAGGCAAGATGCCCATGTTGACCCCAATATTGATAAAGGCTTGAAATCCAATCCACAGCGCCACTCCGTAGCATAGGTAAGCGGCAAAAGGATTGTTTGTCCGCTCCGCACGTTCCGCAATATGGAAAATACGCCACACCACGAACGAAAATAATCCAATAATCAGCAGAATCCCCGCCAGCCCTAATTCCTCAGCGAGAACCGAAAGCAGAAAATCGGTATGGGCCTCGGGCAGATAGTGTAACTTTTGAACGCTTCCTCCTAACCCTACGCCAAACCATTCCCCGCGTCCAAAGGCAATCAGCGCTTGGGTAAGCTGATAACCCTTGCCAAAAGCATCCTGCCAAGGATCAAGAAAAGACAGAACCCGTTGTAGGCGGTAGGGAGACACCACTGCCAACACCATTAAGCCTGATATAACAGGAATTAATAAAACCACGAACTGCCATACCCGCACTCCAGCTAGAAATAATACTCCCATGCTCGTGACCAAAACTACTACGGAAGTTCCAAAATCCGGTTCAAGCAAAAGAAGGAATGCAATTAATCCCAATACTAATAAAGGTTTGACGAAACCCCACACCGACCGCCGCACTTCGGTACCACGCCGCACCACATATCCAGATAAATAAATAATCGAAAATAATTTTACAAATTCAGAAGGCTGGATGGTCAATGGGCCGAAACCCAACCAGCGAGAACTTCCATTAACATTTCTCCCTATTCCTGGAATTAACACAATTACCAATAATCCCATTCCAAATAATAACAGGTGAGGACCAAGCCGTTCCCAAAAACGCAGCGGAATCCGCAATACTTGCCAACCTAACAATAATCCCAGACCTACATATACTCCCTGGCGAATTAGAAAATAAAAAGGGTTTCCACTTTGATCGGTGGCAATACTAATCGAAGCAGAACCCACCATAATCAAACCCATCAAAATCAATCCTAGGACTCCCACCAATAAGGGTGTGTCCAAAGGAGGGCGGCGTAACAAGGTGGAAGCGTTACTCACAGTTAAATTATCCTTTGTTAGAACCAATTAAAATCAGCGATCCAGAAAGGTCAAGGTGATGGTTGACATACGATATTGAACTGGCATCATTCCCTATTACAAAAATTTTTGTATCGCTAAGTATTTCCCAAGCTCGTCAATCACCCTAGGCTAAAATCATGGCAGCTCTGTGAAACTGGGCCGCAAGATTGACCAGCCCAAGTTCGAGAAATCAGGCTACGTTGCAACGCAGTACAGGATTTACCCTGGGGCGCTTCCTCGACTTCAGGCAATTAATAATGGCGGAACGCCCTCAGGGGCGGGATTTCTCTCGGAGACACTGATGAGCAAGGCACTAGTTGTCTTTTCCGGTGGACAGGACTCAACAACTTGTCTGTACTGGGCGCTACATAAATTTGGCGTAGGTGAAGTGGTGGCATTGAGTTTTGACTATCACCAACGCCATCGCATTGAATTAGATTGCGCCAGACAAGTGGCCAGTCTGGTCAACGTACCTCATACCCTGCTCCCTATCAATACCTTCGCAGCATTAGGGGCTAATGCCCTGACCGGAGATCTTCCGGTGGTGGCGGAACCGAATCCGCTCAATGGATTACCTAACACCTTTGTCCCTGGGCGCAATCTCATTTTTCTGACTTTCGCCGCCGCCTATGCCTACTCACAGGGTATTAGGCACCTGGTAACGGGGGTCACCCAAATAGACTATAGTGGTTATCCTGACTGCCGGGCAACAACGTTACACGCCCTAGAGCAGACGCTACGACTAGGAATGGAGTACGACATTACCCTTCATGCTCCACTGATAGATTTATCGAAACATGACGTTGTATTACTCGCGTCCAACTTAGGGGCGCTGCCGGCCATGGCCTGGACCCATACCTGTTACGAGGGGCGTCGTCCTCCCTGCGGAGAATGTTCCGCCTGCCGAATCCGTGCTAAGGGTTTTGCCGAGGCCGGGATTATCGACCCCTTGATCGCTAGGAGTTACGCAGTTGACAAAAAATTGCGTTAAAATACAACAATGAACCATCCCAAATGCAGTGCATACGATTACATCCAGTTTTTAATCGCCACCCCGCGTAATTATAGTTGCACGGAGGCTGCCAAAGTCTCCCCGATAATTAACGCTCCTCCCGCGCATGACGCTTTTACACGGCTTTTATCCCGTAAGGAGCCACAATTCAGATGAATTGTGGCTGGAAGTAGAATCCCTCATCGATAAAACCAAAGGGATTTTGGTTATCGATGATTCAACTCTTGACAAGCCTTACGCTCGTCAAATCGACCTGGTCAATTATCATTGGTCAGGGAAACATCATGCAACCGTTCCAGGAATCAACCTGATTACGCTGCTTTGGACGGACGGCGATAGTTACGTCCCCTGTGATTATCGAATTTATAATAAAAGCCTGGATAATATAACCAAAAACGATCATTTCCGGGCAATGTTGAAAACCGCCCAAGAACGGGGATTTACGCCATCCGCTGTTGTATTTGACAGTTGGTATGGCAGCTTAAAAAATATTAAGTTCATCCGTGAGTTAGGATGGACTTGGCTGACCCGGTTGAAATGCAACCGGCAAGTTAATCCCGATCGCACTGGGAATCGTGCGATTAACACTATTAATCTTTTACCAGGAGGACAGGTCGTCCATCTAAAAGGTTATGGATTGGTCCGAGTATTCCAGATAGCGGCAAAAGATGGCAGCAAGGAATATTGGGCCACAAATAATCTTTCCATGACGGAAATGACGCGCCAATCCCTGGCAGAATTGAGCTGGATGATTGAAGTATATCATCGCAGTCTCAAACAGAATTGTGGTGTTGAGCGTTGCCAGGCACGTAGTACACGTGCTCAACAAAACCATATCGGATTTGCAATCCGTGCCTTTGTGCGCCTGGAACGATTTTTCTTTCGTACCGGGATTAGCGAACTGGAAGCAAAAGCTCGCATTATACGAAATGCGGTTCGTGATTATCTCGCGAACCCTCTTTACGTATTACCAGCTCTTCCAACTGCGTAACTCCTAGATCGCTTCAAAAATCTAACCAGTTTTTAGACCATTTCATGCCTCTTCGTTATATTCCTGCTCCTGGTGCTCCTCGTTGGCTAGGTACTCTATCCTGTTTTCATCCTAGAATTCCGACAAAATTTGTCCCGTGGTTGATGGATGAGGGATC
Coding sequences within it:
- the murC gene encoding UDP-N-acetylmuramate--L-alanine ligase, which codes for MLGVINNYRSLSFATRITFVPTARSFWLSGPTLRFRGQRATITFTLLMGLIMAGKEIDVPLAPPAMGRIRAIHFVGIGGAGMGGIAEVLLNLGYRISGSDLKENAMTRRLAELGANVEIGHCAARVTQADVVVVSSAVLPDNPEVVEARARRIPLVPRAQMLAELMRFRHGIAVAGTHGKTTTTSLIASILARGGLDPTFVIGGRLNSVGTNARLGGGHYLVAEADESDASFLYLTPMLAVVTNIDTDHMETYGGDFVRLRHAFVEFLHHLPFYGLAVLCIDDFGVRDILSKVTRPTRTYGLDNRADLWAEGMRQEGTRTHFQVLCREGGPRLEVTLNLPGRHNVLNALAAITVAREVGVTDADIGAALASFDGIGRRFQLYGDLIAPAGKVLLIDDYGHHPREMAATIAAIRGGWPTRRLVVAFQPHRYTRTRDLFEDFTAVLSDVDFLILTEVYSAGEVSIPGADGRTLSRSVRSRGYVDPVFIERIGDLPLTLEGVLRDGDVLLTLGAGDIGGVAANLASRWMTEG
- the ftsW gene encoding essential cell division protein FtsW, coding for MSNASTLLRRPPLDTPLLVGVLGLILMGLIMVGSASISIATDQSGNPFYFLIRQGVYVGLGLLLGWQVLRIPLRFWERLGPHLLLFGMGLLVIVLIPGIGRNVNGSSRWLGFGPLTIQPSEFVKLFSIIYLSGYVVRRGTEVRRSVWGFVKPLLVLGLIAFLLLLEPDFGTSVVVLVTSMGVLFLAGVRVWQFVVLLIPVISGLMVLAVVSPYRLQRVLSFLDPWQDAFGKGYQLTQALIAFGRGEWFGVGLGGSVQKLHYLPEAHTDFLLSVLAEELGLAGILLIIGLFSFVVWRIFHIAERAERTNNPFAAYLCYGVALWIGFQAFINIGVNMGILPTKGLTLPLMSYGGSSVMVTCMAVALLLRVAGEPVLPVPAP
- the queC gene encoding 7-cyano-7-deazaguanine synthase, translating into MSKALVVFSGGQDSTTCLYWALHKFGVGEVVALSFDYHQRHRIELDCARQVASLVNVPHTLLPINTFAALGANALTGDLPVVAEPNPLNGLPNTFVPGRNLIFLTFAAAYAYSQGIRHLVTGVTQIDYSGYPDCRATTLHALEQTLRLGMEYDITLHAPLIDLSKHDVVLLASNLGALPAMAWTHTCYEGRRPPCGECSACRIRAKGFAEAGIIDPLIARSYAVDKKLR
- a CDS encoding transposase; this translates as MTLLHGFYPVRSHNSDELWLEVESLIDKTKGILVIDDSTLDKPYARQIDLVNYHWSGKHHATVPGINLITLLWTDGDSYVPCDYRIYNKSLDNITKNDHFRAMLKTAQERGFTPSAVVFDSWYGSLKNIKFIRELGWTWLTRLKCNRQVNPDRTGNRAINTINLLPGGQVVHLKGYGLVRVFQIAAKDGSKEYWATNNLSMTEMTRQSLAELSWMIEVYHRSLKQNCGVERCQARSTRAQQNHIGFAIRAFVRLERFFFRTGISELEAKARIIRNAVRDYLANPLYVLPALPTA
- the murG gene encoding N-acetylglucosaminyl transferase, with protein sequence MSDTMSAQPRAAHRARPGRVLVMAGGTGGHVFPALAVAKELQALGMEVVWMGTRTGLEARLVPEAGYPVEWITVTGLRGKGAMNWVLAPWRLLRALGEALLALRRVAPEVVLGMGGFATGPGGLAAWLLRRPLVIHEQNSVAGLTNRLLARLATRVLEAFPDTFPPRVNAVFTGNPVRPEIAKLARESRDEIGKPWRLLVLGGSQGAAALNAVLPDALALLSPQARPEVWHQSGARLLEQTEIAYRAAGITARIDAFITDMAAAYQWADLVLCRSGALTVAEIAAAGVAAVLVPYPHAVDDHQTHNARLLLDAGAAQILPQKTLNPHCLAEVLRDLGENPERLRAMGRAAHAVARPAATADVVARVLVARHRGK